One region of Oxalobacteraceae bacterium OTU3CAMAD1 genomic DNA includes:
- a CDS encoding AI-2E family transporter, protein MTFIPTQQRAGPVVWSGIIAATCALLFLLQQMLFLAIPFLFGIVLYYILQPPMQRLIRMGVSLNAATMTVGSVFLLVLLIAIVIAVQWDSGPSVSWQDMLGKYINGGLEFVRQTMLSLEREFPILKQVKLARTVNSRVNSFTGTFVQKHLTEILVSVAAWLPSLLLAPFLTFFFLRDGLRFKKFLARAVPNAFFEKTLCLLHEVDQTAHRYFQGLVKLTLLDTAVLALGLWAIGVSSPLVLGLIAAVLAWVPYVGSILGCVLVVMVASTDAPGDPSVAYLAIGVFILVRLLDDFVFMPLTLGRSLHIHPLITVLMIFIGGYVAGVAGLMLVLPLLGVVMVVGETLGRLITDARLRARHRNAIHLRNKQASVGLVT, encoded by the coding sequence ATGACGTTCATCCCCACCCAACAGCGCGCCGGCCCGGTCGTCTGGAGCGGCATCATCGCCGCCACCTGCGCATTGCTGTTCCTGTTGCAGCAGATGCTGTTCCTGGCCATCCCCTTCTTGTTCGGCATCGTGCTGTACTACATCCTGCAACCGCCGATGCAGCGCCTGATCCGCATGGGCGTGAGCCTCAACGCGGCCACCATGACGGTCGGCTCGGTATTCCTGCTGGTATTGCTGATCGCCATCGTGATCGCCGTGCAGTGGGATTCCGGCCCGTCCGTGTCGTGGCAGGACATGCTGGGCAAATACATCAACGGCGGACTGGAATTCGTGCGCCAGACGATGCTGTCGCTCGAGCGCGAGTTCCCCATCCTCAAGCAGGTCAAGCTGGCGCGTACCGTCAACAGCCGCGTCAACTCGTTCACCGGCACCTTCGTGCAAAAGCACCTGACCGAGATCCTGGTGTCGGTGGCGGCGTGGCTGCCGTCGCTGCTGCTGGCGCCGTTCCTGACCTTCTTCTTCCTGCGCGACGGCCTGCGCTTCAAGAAATTCCTGGCGCGCGCGGTGCCGAACGCCTTCTTTGAAAAGACCCTGTGCCTGCTGCACGAGGTCGACCAGACCGCGCACCGCTACTTCCAGGGCCTGGTCAAGCTGACCCTGCTCGACACGGCGGTGCTGGCGCTGGGCCTGTGGGCGATCGGCGTATCCTCGCCGCTGGTGCTGGGGCTGATTGCGGCGGTGCTGGCGTGGGTGCCGTATGTCGGCTCCATCCTCGGCTGCGTGCTGGTGGTGATGGTCGCCTCGACCGACGCGCCCGGCGATCCGTCGGTGGCCTACCTGGCCATCGGCGTGTTCATCCTGGTGCGGCTGCTGGACGACTTCGTCTTCATGCCGTTGACCTTGGGACGCAGCCTGCACATCCACCCGCTGATCACGGTGCTGATGATCTTCATCGGCGGCTACGTGGCCGGCGTGGCCGGGTTGATGCTGGTGCTGCCGCTGCTCGGCGTGGTCATGGTCGTCGGCGAAACGCTGGGGCGTCTGATCACCGATGCGCGCCTGCGCGCGCGCCACCGCAACGCCATCCACCTGCGCAACAAGCAAGCCAGCGTCGGCCTCGTCACGTAA
- a CDS encoding NlpC/P60 family protein: MADVDVKLDQSSTSERANTQGKDCVLGKFITEADGWKIIEAARGWEGTPYSLVGANSVKQVGGDCSGTTNKSFTEAGFPYPYQSTANFAAYARTSNRFRKIDPAKQPLQAGDVLLWPGHMAIYAPFPEGDPRRDTGVVLRGKKMANNMYTAFNSRTNTPYGPYNIATFRGDAYTVYRYLILPGPENCPP; encoded by the coding sequence ATGGCCGATGTTGATGTCAAGTTGGATCAGTCCTCCACTAGCGAGCGCGCCAACACACAGGGCAAGGATTGTGTGTTGGGTAAATTTATCACCGAGGCGGACGGTTGGAAGATCATTGAGGCGGCCAGGGGTTGGGAAGGCACGCCTTACAGCCTGGTCGGCGCCAACTCGGTCAAACAGGTTGGCGGCGACTGCTCCGGCACCACCAACAAAAGTTTTACGGAAGCGGGCTTTCCCTATCCTTATCAATCCACCGCCAACTTCGCGGCTTATGCGCGGACCAGCAACCGCTTTCGCAAGATCGATCCCGCGAAACAACCCCTGCAGGCAGGCGACGTGCTGTTGTGGCCGGGCCACATGGCGATATATGCGCCGTTCCCCGAAGGCGATCCCCGGCGCGACACCGGCGTGGTCCTGCGCGGCAAAAAGATGGCGAACAATATGTACACGGCCTTCAATAGCCGAACCAATACGCCTTACGGGCCCTACAATATCGCCACGTTCCGTGGCGACGCCTATACCGTCTATCGCTACCTCATCCTGCCCGGCCCGGAGAATTGTCCGCCATGA
- a CDS encoding PepSY domain-containing protein, with product MRAFWTLVHRYAGLLMAGFLFISGVTGAIISWDHELDDVLNPHLMEAHTAGPAQASLGLARQVEARYPDVRVSYIPLHAEKGESIALGVSPRVDPATKKLAEPGFNQVFVDPVSGAELGKREWGAVWPITKETFVSFLYRLHYTLHIPEMWGIDRWGIWLLGGIAIIWTLDCFVGFYLTLPVRRKKADAAGNNTARVVARDDIAGDLPAPAGKSWWQRWQPAWKVRWNGGSNKLNFDLHRAFSLWTWALLFILAFTAFSLNLYNEVFAPVMKTFSQVTPTPFDTRPMADKHHPIEPRLGYAEVIQRASNEAINRKWAEPAGAVFYSQEFGIYGVSFFTPGNDHGTGGVGTAALYYDGADGRLLGDRQPWKGTAADIFLQAQFPLHSGRILGLPGRILISFMGVVVAMLSVTGVIIWWRKRASRVTVAQKRQRNVLVTE from the coding sequence ATGCGCGCCTTCTGGACTTTGGTTCATCGCTACGCCGGCCTGCTCATGGCTGGCTTTTTGTTTATCAGCGGCGTCACCGGCGCCATCATTTCGTGGGACCACGAGCTCGATGACGTGCTCAATCCGCACCTGATGGAAGCCCACACGGCCGGCCCGGCGCAAGCGTCGCTGGGGCTGGCGCGGCAGGTCGAGGCGCGCTACCCGGACGTGCGCGTGTCGTACATTCCGCTGCACGCGGAAAAGGGCGAATCGATCGCGCTCGGCGTCAGTCCGCGCGTCGATCCGGCCACCAAAAAACTGGCCGAGCCGGGCTTCAACCAGGTCTTCGTCGACCCCGTCAGCGGCGCCGAGCTGGGCAAGCGCGAATGGGGCGCCGTCTGGCCGATCACCAAGGAAACCTTCGTTTCCTTCCTGTACCGTCTGCACTACACCCTGCACATTCCGGAAATGTGGGGCATCGACCGCTGGGGCATCTGGCTGCTGGGCGGCATCGCCATCATCTGGACCTTGGACTGCTTCGTCGGCTTCTACCTGACGCTGCCGGTGCGTCGCAAGAAGGCCGACGCTGCTGGTAACAACACGGCACGTGTTGTCGCCCGCGACGACATCGCCGGCGACCTGCCGGCACCGGCCGGCAAATCGTGGTGGCAGCGCTGGCAGCCGGCATGGAAGGTGCGCTGGAACGGCGGCAGCAACAAGCTCAACTTCGACCTGCACCGCGCCTTCAGCCTGTGGACGTGGGCGCTGCTGTTCATTCTCGCCTTCACCGCGTTCTCGCTCAATCTGTACAACGAAGTGTTCGCGCCGGTGATGAAGACGTTCTCGCAGGTCACGCCGACGCCGTTCGACACCCGTCCGATGGCCGACAAGCATCACCCGATCGAGCCGCGCCTGGGCTACGCCGAGGTGATCCAGCGCGCCAGCAACGAAGCGATCAACCGCAAGTGGGCCGAGCCGGCCGGTGCCGTGTTCTACTCGCAGGAATTCGGCATCTACGGCGTCAGCTTCTTCACGCCCGGCAATGACCACGGCACCGGCGGCGTCGGCACGGCCGCGCTGTACTACGACGGCGCGGACGGCCGCCTGCTGGGCGACCGTCAGCCGTGGAAAGGCACGGCCGCCGACATCTTCCTGCAGGCGCAGTTCCCGCTGCATTCGGGCCGCATCCTCGGCCTGCCGGGACGCATCCTGATCTCGTTCATGGGCGTGGTCGTCGCCATGCTCAGCGTCACTGGCGTCATCATCTGGTGGCGCAAGCGCGCCTCGCGCGTGACGGTGGCGCAAAAGCGCCAGCGCAACGTCCTGGTTACCGAATAG
- a CDS encoding cyclic nucleotide-binding domain-containing protein has translation MFGFFRSPTLSPRLLRLKDSALFATLTPLELKIVDGLMHERRYLADEIIFDEGEEGQALYVVMSGRVLVSREVGAGREVVAELSAGAFFGDMALLDDSPRNAQTRALENCELAVFFRADFMGLMETDAVIGYKIALALARHIGTRLREWMGAAPHFEAL, from the coding sequence ATGTTCGGCTTTTTCAGGTCCCCCACTTTATCGCCGCGCTTGTTGCGTCTGAAGGATTCGGCGTTGTTCGCCACGCTCACACCCCTCGAACTGAAAATCGTCGACGGCCTGATGCATGAGCGCCGCTACCTTGCCGACGAAATCATCTTCGACGAGGGCGAGGAAGGCCAGGCGTTGTATGTGGTGATGTCGGGCCGGGTGCTGGTCAGCCGCGAGGTCGGCGCCGGGCGCGAAGTGGTGGCCGAGCTGTCGGCCGGCGCCTTCTTCGGCGACATGGCGCTGCTGGACGACTCGCCGCGCAACGCCCAGACGCGCGCGCTGGAAAACTGCGAGTTGGCGGTGTTCTTCCGCGCCGACTTCATGGGGCTGATGGAAACGGACGCCGTGATCGGCTACAAGATCGCGCTGGCCCTGGCGCGCCACATCGGCACCCGCCTGCGCGAATGGATGGGCGCCGCGCCGCACTTCGAGGCGCTATGA
- a CDS encoding TonB-dependent siderophore receptor, with product MNTHARAHQRLKLNKLAICVGLAMPFIAQAQIADQNSTVLPQVEVTADKMGDTTEGTGSYTTGRTRTALPLGLSLRDTPQSVSVVTQQRIEDQGLVSITDVINNVTGVSVNQYETNRAGFTARGFDITNLQIDGIPTTWEQPWSSGEVAGSLAIYDRVEVVRGATGLMTGAGNPSAAINLVRKRATSKELTGSAEIGFGRFSERRALVDVSTPLTQAGNVRARVVGEYQEADSWIDSASNQNKTIYGTVEADLTPKTLLSAGFSRQETDPKGAMWGGLPFWYRDGVRTNYPVSKTSAAGWTTWGSSYENYFTNLEHTFDNGWKVRATYTRGDRKGDSHLLYLSGLPDRATGLGVSAFPGSYVTNTKQDDAGLHASGPFELGGRKHEAAFGYMHSKQRFNANSRAADFGGQSSDVGNFNNWNADAYPTPTWGPQTFYEGGVTKQEGLYGVARLSLADPLKLILGARVTNYEKDVTLSYSAPYTMKYDKEVTPYAGLVYDLNDTYSTYVSYTDIFQPQSQKNFGGGSLEPVIGKSYEGGIKGEHFGGRLNTSLAVFRIKQNNLAQEAGLVDRDGSGPAAPEVYYRGAEGATSTGFELEASGELARGWNATVGYTQFKAEEASGADFNSIYPRKLFRVYTTYQLPGQLSGLTVGGGVNWEGRTYTVVPGAPANTNGLIEQDSFSLVNLMARYDITKQLSAQFNINNALDKKHFGMFSAYGAITYAAPRTASVSLKYRF from the coding sequence ATGAATACGCACGCCCGCGCCCACCAGCGTCTCAAACTGAATAAACTCGCCATCTGCGTGGGACTGGCGATGCCCTTCATCGCCCAGGCACAGATCGCCGACCAGAACAGCACCGTGCTGCCGCAGGTAGAAGTCACCGCCGACAAGATGGGCGACACCACCGAAGGCACCGGTTCGTACACGACCGGCCGCACCCGCACCGCTTTGCCGCTGGGCCTGTCGCTGCGCGACACGCCGCAATCGGTCTCCGTGGTCACCCAGCAGCGCATCGAAGACCAGGGCCTGGTATCGATCACCGACGTCATCAACAACGTCACCGGGGTCTCCGTCAACCAATACGAAACCAACCGCGCCGGCTTCACCGCGCGCGGCTTCGACATCACCAATCTGCAAATCGACGGCATCCCGACCACCTGGGAGCAGCCATGGAGCTCGGGCGAAGTGGCCGGCAGCCTGGCCATCTACGACCGCGTGGAAGTGGTACGCGGCGCCACCGGCCTGATGACCGGCGCCGGCAACCCGTCGGCCGCCATCAACCTGGTGCGCAAGCGCGCCACCAGCAAGGAACTGACCGGCTCGGCCGAAATCGGCTTCGGCCGCTTCAGCGAGCGCCGCGCGCTGGTCGACGTGTCGACCCCGCTGACCCAGGCCGGCAACGTGCGCGCGCGCGTGGTCGGCGAGTACCAGGAAGCGGACAGCTGGATCGACTCCGCCAGCAATCAAAACAAGACCATCTACGGCACCGTCGAGGCGGACCTGACGCCGAAGACCTTGCTGTCGGCCGGCTTCAGCCGTCAGGAGACCGATCCGAAAGGCGCGATGTGGGGCGGCCTGCCGTTCTGGTACAGGGACGGCGTGCGCACCAACTATCCGGTGTCGAAGACGTCGGCCGCCGGCTGGACCACCTGGGGTTCGTCGTACGAAAACTACTTCACCAATCTCGAGCACACCTTCGACAACGGCTGGAAAGTCCGCGCCACCTACACCCGCGGCGACCGCAAGGGCGACTCGCACCTGCTGTACCTGTCCGGCTTGCCCGACCGCGCGACCGGATTGGGCGTGTCGGCCTTCCCCGGCTCCTACGTCACCAATACCAAGCAGGACGACGCCGGCCTGCACGCCAGCGGTCCATTCGAGCTGGGCGGGCGCAAGCACGAGGCGGCCTTCGGCTACATGCACTCGAAGCAAAGGTTCAACGCCAACAGCCGCGCCGCCGATTTTGGCGGCCAATCGTCGGACGTGGGCAACTTCAACAACTGGAACGCGGACGCCTACCCGACCCCGACCTGGGGACCGCAGACGTTCTACGAAGGTGGCGTCACCAAGCAGGAAGGCTTGTACGGCGTGGCGCGCTTGTCGCTGGCCGATCCGCTCAAGCTGATCCTCGGCGCGCGCGTGACCAACTACGAGAAGGACGTCACGCTCAGCTATAGCGCCCCGTACACGATGAAGTACGACAAGGAAGTGACGCCGTACGCCGGCCTGGTCTACGACCTCAACGACACCTACTCGACCTACGTCAGCTACACCGACATCTTCCAGCCGCAGAGCCAGAAGAACTTCGGCGGCGGCTCGCTCGAACCGGTGATCGGCAAGAGCTACGAGGGCGGCATCAAGGGCGAGCATTTCGGCGGCCGCCTGAACACCTCTCTTGCCGTGTTCCGCATCAAGCAGAACAACCTGGCGCAGGAAGCCGGCCTGGTCGACCGCGACGGCAGCGGTCCTGCGGCGCCGGAAGTCTACTACCGCGGCGCCGAGGGCGCCACCAGCACCGGCTTCGAGCTGGAAGCGTCGGGCGAACTGGCGCGCGGCTGGAACGCCACCGTCGGCTACACGCAATTCAAGGCGGAGGAGGCCAGCGGCGCCGACTTCAACAGCATCTATCCACGCAAGTTGTTCCGCGTGTACACCACCTACCAGCTTCCCGGCCAACTGAGCGGCCTGACGGTGGGTGGCGGCGTCAACTGGGAAGGCCGCACCTACACGGTCGTCCCGGGCGCGCCGGCCAACACCAACGGCTTGATCGAGCAGGATTCGTTCAGCCTGGTCAACCTGATGGCGCGTTATGACATCACCAAGCAGCTGTCGGCGCAGTTCAACATCAACAACGCGCTCGACAAGAAACACTTCGGTATGTTCTCCGCCTACGGCGCCATCACCTACGCCGCGCCGCGCACGGCGTCGGTGTCGCTCAAGTACCGCTTCTGA
- the ahpF gene encoding alkyl hydroperoxide reductase subunit F has protein sequence MLDANLKAQLKTYLEKVVQPIEIVASLDDSAKAREMEELLQEIVLLSDKITLVKRTDDAERKPSFSINRPGTDIGVRFAGIPMGHEFTSLVLALLQVGGHTIKFDDAVIEQIRNLDGDYAFETFISLTCHNCPEVVQALNAMSVINPRIKVTTIDGGVFPKEVEARQIMAVPMMFLNGEHFGQGRTNVEEILAKLDTNAGARQAAELSKKDVFDVLIVGGGPAGAAAAVYAARKGIKTGVLAERFGGQVLDTLAIENFISVKETDGPKFAVALEQHVKEYEVDIMNTQRAAKLVPGKLIEITTATGATLKAKSVILATGARWREINVPGEKEYRNHGVAYCPHCDGPLFKGKRVAVIGGGNSGVEAAIDLAGLVKHVTLIEFGAELRADAVLQRKLRSLANVTVITSAQTTEIHGDGKIVNGLSYNDRVSGEARKVELEGVFVQIGLVPNTEWLKGTLALSRHGEIEVDARGQTSIPGVFAAGDVTTVPYKQIIIATGEGAKAALSAFDHLIRSDDEEVVEESAEKHAMTA, from the coding sequence ATGTTGGATGCAAATCTCAAAGCCCAGTTGAAAACCTACCTGGAAAAAGTGGTGCAACCGATTGAGATCGTCGCATCGCTCGACGACAGCGCCAAGGCCCGCGAGATGGAAGAACTGCTCCAGGAAATCGTCCTGTTGAGCGACAAGATCACCCTCGTCAAGCGCACCGACGACGCCGAGCGCAAGCCGTCGTTCAGCATCAACCGCCCCGGCACCGATATCGGCGTACGCTTCGCCGGCATCCCGATGGGCCACGAATTCACCTCGCTGGTGCTGGCATTGCTGCAGGTCGGCGGCCACACCATCAAGTTCGACGACGCCGTCATCGAACAGATCCGCAACCTCGACGGCGATTACGCCTTCGAAACCTTCATCTCGCTGACTTGCCACAATTGCCCGGAAGTGGTGCAGGCGCTCAACGCGATGTCGGTGATTAACCCACGCATCAAGGTCACCACCATCGACGGCGGCGTGTTCCCGAAAGAAGTCGAAGCGCGCCAGATCATGGCGGTACCGATGATGTTCCTGAACGGCGAGCATTTCGGCCAGGGCCGCACCAACGTTGAAGAGATCCTGGCGAAGCTGGACACCAACGCCGGCGCCCGCCAGGCCGCCGAGCTGAGCAAGAAGGACGTGTTCGACGTGCTGATCGTCGGCGGCGGTCCCGCCGGCGCGGCAGCGGCCGTCTACGCCGCCCGCAAAGGCATCAAGACCGGCGTGCTGGCCGAGCGTTTCGGCGGCCAGGTGCTCGACACCCTGGCGATCGAGAACTTCATCTCGGTCAAGGAAACCGACGGTCCGAAATTCGCCGTGGCGCTGGAGCAGCACGTCAAGGAATACGAAGTCGACATCATGAACACGCAGCGCGCCGCCAAGCTGGTGCCGGGCAAGCTGATCGAGATCACCACCGCCACCGGCGCGACCTTGAAGGCCAAATCGGTGATCCTGGCGACGGGCGCCCGCTGGCGCGAGATCAACGTGCCGGGCGAGAAGGAATACCGCAACCACGGTGTCGCCTACTGCCCGCACTGCGACGGCCCGCTGTTCAAGGGCAAGCGCGTGGCGGTCATCGGCGGCGGCAACTCCGGCGTCGAAGCGGCGATCGACCTGGCCGGCCTGGTCAAGCATGTGACCCTGATCGAGTTCGGCGCCGAGCTGCGCGCCGACGCGGTCCTGCAACGCAAGCTGCGCAGTCTCGCCAACGTCACCGTGATCACCTCGGCGCAAACCACCGAGATCCACGGCGACGGCAAGATCGTCAACGGCCTGAGCTACAACGACCGCGTGTCGGGCGAAGCTAGGAAGGTCGAGCTGGAAGGCGTGTTCGTGCAGATCGGCCTGGTGCCGAACACCGAGTGGCTCAAGGGCACGCTGGCGCTGTCGCGCCACGGCGAGATCGAAGTCGACGCCCGTGGCCAGACCTCGATTCCGGGTGTGTTCGCCGCCGGCGACGTCACCACGGTGCCGTACAAGCAGATCATCATCGCCACCGGTGAAGGCGCGAAGGCGGCGCTGTCGGCCTTCGATCACCTGATCCGCTCGGACGACGAGGAAGTGGTCGAGGAATCGGCCGAGAAGCACGCGATGACCGCGTAA
- the ahpC gene encoding alkyl hydroperoxide reductase subunit C: MSLINTQVKPFKATAYANGKFIDVSDESLKGKWSVLMFYPADFTFVCPTELEDLADHQPEFAKLGVEVYGVSTDTHFAHKAWHDTSDAIKKVNYPLIGDPTGTLSRNFEVMIEEEGLALRGTFVINPEGQIKVMEVHDNGIGRDASELLRKVKAALYVASHPGEVCPAKWTEGAATLTPSLDLVGKI; the protein is encoded by the coding sequence ATGTCTCTGATCAATACCCAAGTAAAACCATTCAAGGCAACCGCATACGCTAACGGTAAGTTCATCGACGTGAGCGACGAATCCCTGAAGGGCAAGTGGTCCGTTCTGATGTTCTACCCAGCCGACTTCACCTTCGTTTGCCCAACCGAACTGGAAGACCTGGCCGATCACCAGCCTGAATTCGCCAAACTGGGCGTGGAAGTGTACGGCGTGTCGACCGACACCCACTTCGCGCACAAAGCATGGCACGACACCTCGGACGCGATCAAGAAAGTGAACTACCCGCTGATCGGCGACCCAACCGGCACCCTGTCGCGCAACTTCGAAGTCATGATCGAAGAAGAAGGCCTGGCACTGCGCGGTACCTTCGTCATCAATCCAGAAGGCCAGATCAAAGTGATGGAAGTGCACGACAACGGCATCGGCCGCGACGCGTCGGAACTGCTGCGCAAAGTAAAAGCCGCCCTGTACGTCGCTTCCCACCCAGGCGAAGTGTGCCCAGCTAAATGGACCGAAGGCGCAGCGACCCTGACCCCATCGCTGGACCTGGTCGGCAAGATCTAA
- a CDS encoding ATP-binding cassette domain-containing protein: MELNTVLHIDQLNFEFASHPLFRQFSLRLGAGITWLRGENGAGKTTLLKLAGGALTPHGGTIRLDGIEIHAQPLAYRLQCHYCGGDTPQLPWLTVREILDLHLSLYPATDAALLTAELRAFHLLPTLDQPVTTLSLGQHKKMQLALALALPVRLLLIDEPFNGLDADAVAYLRAQLSAPERLARQCIVLTSHLDPALPLAQTVQL, encoded by the coding sequence ATGGAGTTGAACACCGTGCTGCACATCGACCAATTGAACTTCGAGTTCGCCAGCCATCCGCTGTTCCGCCAATTCTCGCTGCGGCTGGGCGCTGGCATCACCTGGCTGCGCGGCGAAAACGGCGCTGGCAAGACCACCCTGCTCAAGCTGGCCGGCGGCGCGCTGACGCCGCACGGCGGCACCATCCGCCTCGACGGCATCGAGATCCACGCGCAACCGTTGGCGTATCGGCTGCAATGCCACTACTGCGGCGGCGACACCCCGCAACTGCCCTGGCTGACCGTGCGCGAGATACTCGATCTGCATCTGTCGCTCTACCCCGCCACCGACGCGGCGCTGCTCACCGCGGAGCTGCGTGCCTTCCACCTGCTGCCGACATTGGACCAGCCGGTGACCACGCTGTCGCTCGGGCAGCACAAGAAGATGCAGCTGGCTTTGGCGCTGGCGCTGCCGGTGCGCCTGCTGCTGATCGACGAGCCGTTCAACGGCTTGGATGCGGATGCCGTCGCCTACCTGCGCGCGCAGCTGTCGGCGCCGGAGCGCTTGGCGCGCCAATGCATCGTGCTGACCAGCCATCTCGATCCGGCGCTGCCGCTGGCGCAGACCGTTCAGTTATAA
- a CDS encoding DUF4424 domain-containing protein, with product MTQTTLKLSALLAALTVGANVAAYESENAVPLTLGLEAGKAIVEQIAVKLDGREVSVLTTLRNDDARARQIGWYASTPQFILLGEGEEHLDKSFSDVGARFDGRAMTPAVYRRGYFMGRDITAELSRAGLAPLPDLQADAKKLGRLPKIGGLRFDQWQGYVAYSWNAPVAPHASSVVEVRYRALPQFALTELDSAAFDQAVLQHCGNPDAVRRRLRQASSGPAQVMVERYEIPLTFMLMRDVRLAITQPQANWQQAHPAVSLACGLDNSGLTASVSGTVPNANLGLSVLVVSSLAGQAVVEGARDGR from the coding sequence ATGACACAGACCACGTTAAAACTATCAGCGTTGCTTGCCGCCCTGACCGTGGGCGCGAACGTTGCCGCCTATGAGAGTGAGAACGCGGTACCGTTGACGCTCGGACTGGAGGCGGGCAAGGCCATCGTTGAGCAAATCGCCGTCAAGCTCGACGGCCGCGAGGTTTCGGTGCTGACCACGCTGCGAAACGACGACGCGCGCGCCCGGCAAATCGGCTGGTATGCCAGCACGCCGCAATTCATCTTGCTCGGCGAGGGCGAAGAGCATCTGGACAAGTCGTTTTCCGATGTCGGCGCGAGGTTCGATGGCCGGGCGATGACGCCGGCCGTTTATCGGCGGGGCTACTTCATGGGACGCGACATCACTGCGGAGTTGTCGAGGGCGGGCCTGGCGCCGTTGCCGGACCTTCAGGCCGACGCCAAAAAGCTGGGCAGACTGCCCAAGATTGGTGGACTGCGCTTTGACCAGTGGCAGGGGTATGTCGCCTACTCATGGAACGCGCCGGTCGCGCCGCACGCGTCCTCGGTGGTCGAGGTGCGCTATCGGGCTTTGCCGCAATTTGCTCTGACGGAACTTGATTCGGCGGCGTTCGACCAGGCGGTGTTGCAGCATTGCGGCAATCCCGACGCGGTACGTCGCCGCTTGCGGCAAGCGTCTTCCGGGCCGGCTCAAGTGATGGTCGAGCGCTATGAGATTCCGCTGACCTTCATGCTCATGCGCGATGTGCGGCTGGCGATCACCCAGCCACAGGCCAACTGGCAGCAAGCGCATCCGGCTGTCTCGCTGGCGTGCGGACTGGACAATTCTGGACTGACGGCCAGCGTCTCCGGCACCGTGCCCAATGCCAATCTGGGCTTGTCGGTGCTGGTGGTGTCATCGTTGGCAGGGCAGGCCGTCGTCGAGGGCGCGCGCGATGGCAGATAA